The Thermonema lapsum genome window below encodes:
- a CDS encoding response regulator transcription factor, with product MSTTPYKVLVVDDERDIVELLSYNLKKEGYEVQTAFDGQEAVEVARRFRPDLIIMDIMMPKMDGVEAGRRIREENEDVYLLYLTARNEEYSEVAAFDIGANDYQSKPIRIRALMTRIASALKRETKRSREPQSNRIEVGELIIDRDKYLVTLNGKEVELPRKEFELLFFLAQHPKKVFTREELLQNIWGDDVFVLTRTVDVHVRKIREKIGDNYIKTVKGVGYKFSID from the coding sequence ATGAGTACTACCCCTTACAAGGTGTTGGTGGTTGACGATGAGCGTGATATTGTCGAGCTGTTAAGCTATAACTTGAAAAAAGAAGGCTATGAAGTGCAAACAGCCTTCGACGGACAGGAAGCCGTAGAGGTAGCCCGGCGGTTTCGTCCTGACCTTATCATTATGGATATTATGATGCCCAAAATGGACGGAGTGGAAGCCGGCAGGCGTATCAGAGAAGAAAATGAAGATGTTTACCTTCTTTACTTGACCGCCCGTAATGAAGAATATTCTGAAGTAGCCGCCTTCGATATTGGTGCTAATGACTACCAATCTAAGCCCATACGTATTCGAGCACTGATGACTCGCATTGCCAGCGCTCTAAAACGAGAAACCAAGCGTAGCCGTGAACCTCAAAGCAACCGTATAGAAGTAGGCGAGCTCATCATTGACCGCGACAAGTACTTAGTTACACTGAATGGAAAAGAAGTGGAGCTGCCCCGCAAGGAGTTTGAACTGCTTTTCTTCTTGGCACAACACCCCAAAAAAGTATTCACCCGCGAAGAGCTGCTGCAAAACATATGGGGCGACGATGTGTTTGTCCTTACCCGCACAGTAGATGTGCATGTGCGTAAAATACGCGAAAAGATTGGTGATAACTACATCAAGACGGTCAAAGGTGTAGGATACAAATTTTCAATCGATTAA
- a CDS encoding sensor histidine kinase, translated as MPRSPKQWAVFISVCVAGLTTLFVSLFPESHFWLLLTCFGISFAAGVILNTLALELLIFREVNQLYTSLNKIKKKDFKLAKRQLATISGPLQDLHKEIYSYAAKKQKEIDDLVKLEAFRREFIADISHELKTPIFAAQGYIQTLLDGAIDDEEVRYVFLERANKSLEGLEHLVQDLLMLSQMEMGVIKMNFQQVDLHRICEEVFEQLQNKAAARSIELQLESPRQCIAWADPQRIRQVFINLVENGIKYGKEGGFVRVRLLSADSTDRCQVVIEDNGVGIPKKHLHRIFDRFYRVEKSRSKESGGSGLGLAIVKQIILAHHSEIEVKSKVDEGTRFSFYLFTKPQAVPSAPTGASAQIPTTEA; from the coding sequence ATGCCTCGTTCACCCAAACAGTGGGCTGTATTCATTTCAGTGTGTGTAGCAGGGCTCACTACCCTTTTTGTGTCTCTCTTTCCAGAAAGCCATTTTTGGTTGCTCCTCACCTGTTTTGGCATTTCTTTTGCCGCAGGCGTCATTCTCAACACTTTGGCGCTGGAGCTGCTTATCTTCCGCGAAGTCAATCAACTCTACACTTCTCTGAATAAGATTAAGAAAAAAGACTTTAAGCTTGCCAAGCGTCAACTGGCTACTATTTCAGGACCGCTGCAGGACCTGCACAAAGAGATATATAGCTATGCTGCTAAAAAACAAAAAGAAATAGATGACTTGGTGAAGTTGGAGGCTTTTCGCCGCGAGTTCATCGCCGATATTTCCCATGAGTTAAAAACACCCATTTTTGCAGCACAAGGCTACATACAAACCCTTTTGGATGGCGCCATCGACGACGAAGAAGTGCGCTATGTATTTTTAGAACGTGCCAACAAAAGCCTCGAAGGACTCGAGCACTTGGTGCAAGACTTGCTCATGCTCTCACAAATGGAAATGGGCGTTATCAAAATGAACTTTCAACAGGTGGACCTGCATAGAATCTGTGAAGAGGTATTTGAACAGCTGCAGAACAAAGCCGCTGCCCGCTCCATCGAACTGCAACTAGAGAGCCCGAGGCAGTGTATCGCATGGGCAGACCCACAACGCATCCGCCAGGTATTTATAAACTTAGTGGAAAACGGAATTAAATATGGGAAAGAAGGCGGCTTCGTACGGGTGCGTCTGCTGTCGGCAGACTCCACAGACCGGTGTCAAGTAGTGATTGAAGACAATGGCGTGGGGATTCCCAAAAAGCACCTACACCGCATCTTCGACCGCTTCTATCGTGTAGAAAAAAGCCGTTCGAAAGAAAGTGGCGGCAGCGGTCTGGGGCTCGCCATCGTGAAGCAAATCATCTTGGCGCACCACAGCGAAATAGAAGTAAAAAGCAAAGTGGACGAGGGCACGCGTTTCAGCTTTTATCTCTTCACCAAACCGCAGGCTGTGCCCTCTGCCCCCACCGGGGCAAGTGCTCAAATCCCAACAACAGAAGCCTAA
- a CDS encoding UDP-N-acetylmuramoyl-tripeptide--D-alanyl-D-alanine ligase: MYTTIPELFRLYNESRGVCTDTRTLQSGEIFWALKGARFDGNRFALQAIEAGAAAAVVDDPSVAKAHPRCYLVEDGLQALQALAHHRRKQFNIPLIAITGSNGKTTTKELTHAVLSCGYRAFATPGNLNNHIGVPLSLLRMPANTEIAVIELGANHEGEIAALCEIAAPTHGLITNIGMDHLEGFGSLEGVARANSELYYYLLKNEGTAFVNSRDEWLMRMASRLPKRIEYPQGIEAIKGEYFVGIKTKEGHTYSTHLFGDYNFDNIAAAHCIGLTFGIEESQALQAIAQYIPKNQRSQLIEQGQVRIVLDAYNANPSSMEQAIRSFARLPHRPKMLIVGDMLELGGYSRQAHEDLGQLIASFDFDKVVLYGKEVQAALAHLPFAYYFPDKFSLHNWLADQHWAGYHILIKASRGMQLESTLPFIHD, from the coding sequence ATGTACACTACCATTCCGGAGCTTTTTCGTCTTTACAATGAAAGCCGCGGGGTTTGTACCGACACCCGCACCCTGCAATCAGGCGAGATTTTTTGGGCATTAAAAGGTGCGCGCTTCGATGGCAACCGCTTTGCCTTGCAGGCTATAGAAGCCGGCGCCGCCGCTGCAGTCGTCGATGACCCTTCGGTGGCAAAAGCCCATCCCCGCTGCTATCTGGTAGAAGATGGCTTGCAAGCATTGCAAGCATTGGCACATCACCGCAGAAAACAATTCAATATTCCACTTATTGCCATTACCGGCTCCAACGGCAAAACCACCACAAAAGAGCTCACCCACGCCGTGCTGTCTTGTGGCTACCGTGCCTTTGCTACACCGGGTAACCTCAACAACCACATAGGCGTTCCTTTGAGCCTTTTGCGCATGCCTGCAAATACCGAAATAGCTGTAATAGAGCTGGGAGCTAACCACGAAGGCGAAATAGCGGCTTTGTGTGAAATAGCAGCTCCTACCCATGGGCTTATTACCAACATAGGGATGGACCACCTCGAAGGCTTCGGCAGCCTCGAAGGGGTTGCCCGTGCCAACAGTGAATTGTATTATTATTTGCTCAAAAACGAAGGTACTGCCTTTGTCAACAGCCGCGATGAATGGCTCATGCGCATGGCAAGCCGGCTACCTAAACGGATAGAATATCCACAAGGCATAGAAGCCATAAAAGGCGAGTACTTTGTAGGCATCAAAACAAAAGAAGGACATACTTATTCAACCCACCTCTTTGGCGACTATAATTTCGACAACATAGCAGCAGCCCATTGCATCGGGCTTACTTTTGGGATTGAAGAAAGTCAAGCACTACAAGCCATTGCCCAATACATCCCCAAAAATCAGCGTTCGCAACTCATAGAACAAGGACAAGTGCGCATCGTATTGGATGCCTACAATGCCAACCCCTCTTCTATGGAGCAAGCCATACGTAGTTTTGCACGGCTGCCCCATCGCCCCAAGATGCTTATTGTTGGTGATATGCTTGAACTGGGCGGTTATAGTCGGCAAGCTCACGAAGACTTAGGGCAACTCATTGCTTCCTTCGACTTTGATAAAGTGGTACTCTATGGCAAGGAGGTGCAGGCAGCACTTGCCCACTTGCCTTTTGCCTACTATTTCCCCGACAAATTTTCACTTCACAATTGGTTGGCAGACCAACACTGGGCAGGTTATCATATACTCATCAAAGCTTCGCGCGGTATGCAGCTCGAAAGTACCCTTCCATTCATTCACGATTAA
- the ruvX gene encoding Holliday junction resolvase RuvX — protein sequence MARILAFDYGLSRTGIAVTDPLQIIASPLETVPTDQLWEYLHRYLQKEEVEAFVVGYPLKADGSPTHSTTAVDAFIQELKQRYPHIALHTVDEYGSSKDAVRAMIAGGTKQKYRRQKGNIDRTAATLLLQEFLQHRL from the coding sequence ATGGCTCGCATTCTTGCCTTTGACTACGGACTGAGTAGAACCGGCATAGCGGTAACCGACCCTTTGCAAATCATCGCGTCGCCTTTGGAAACGGTGCCCACCGACCAACTCTGGGAATACCTGCACCGTTACCTGCAAAAAGAAGAAGTAGAAGCCTTTGTAGTGGGCTACCCGCTCAAAGCCGACGGCTCCCCTACGCACTCTACCACCGCTGTAGATGCTTTTATTCAAGAACTGAAACAGCGTTATCCGCACATCGCCTTGCATACAGTAGATGAATACGGCAGTTCTAAAGACGCAGTACGGGCAATGATTGCCGGAGGCACCAAACAGAAATACCGCCGGCAAAAGGGCAATATAGACCGCACGGCTGCCACCCTCTTGCTTCAAGAGTTCTTGCAACATCGCCTATAA
- the def gene encoding peptide deformylase, giving the protein MIYPIVAYGDPVLRKKAEDIPQGSDLKQLVEDMFETMYQAHGVGLAAPQIGKAIRLFVVDTLHLKEEEEENASQEQYIKKAFINPTVLETSGEEWVMEEGCLSIPEVRENVSRKERVKIRYFDEEWQLHEEEYDGFTARVILHEYDHIEGKLFIDYLSPLKKRLLKRKLQKIIKGELSPSYPMKFATKEVAL; this is encoded by the coding sequence ATGATTTATCCTATTGTAGCTTACGGCGACCCGGTGCTGCGTAAAAAAGCAGAAGATATACCACAAGGCTCCGACCTCAAACAGCTGGTCGAAGACATGTTCGAAACCATGTATCAGGCGCATGGAGTAGGGTTGGCTGCCCCGCAAATAGGTAAAGCCATTCGCCTGTTTGTGGTGGATACCCTCCACCTGAAAGAAGAGGAAGAAGAAAATGCCTCACAAGAGCAATACATCAAAAAAGCATTTATAAATCCCACCGTGCTTGAAACTTCAGGCGAAGAGTGGGTAATGGAAGAAGGATGCCTAAGCATTCCTGAGGTGCGCGAGAATGTGAGCCGCAAAGAGCGCGTCAAGATTCGCTATTTCGATGAAGAATGGCAACTGCATGAAGAAGAATATGATGGTTTTACTGCGCGTGTCATTTTGCACGAATATGACCACATCGAAGGCAAGCTGTTCATCGACTACCTTTCGCCTTTGAAGAAACGTCTGCTAAAACGGAAGCTGCAAAAAATAATAAAAGGAGAGCTTAGCCCCTCCTACCCCATGAAGTTTGCAACAAAGGAAGTTGCCTTATAG
- a CDS encoding STAS/SEC14 domain-containing protein, with product MIDLSSAYYHTEHVNMFYVSAPENWLEMQWKGHIAFAEVQEAMQKALKILKEVKSDKLLSDHRAVTNSWDSANRWIVERWLNDAQRLRLRYVAFVAPEELLPRISLDNLYRMLMRKRPEMKENVRIFKEIEEARSWLRTMALNQ from the coding sequence ATGATTGACCTGTCAAGCGCTTATTACCATACCGAGCACGTGAACATGTTTTACGTGTCTGCCCCTGAGAATTGGCTGGAGATGCAATGGAAGGGGCACATTGCTTTTGCTGAGGTGCAGGAAGCCATGCAAAAAGCACTAAAAATATTAAAGGAAGTTAAAAGCGATAAGCTCCTTTCAGACCACCGGGCAGTAACCAACTCCTGGGACTCTGCCAACCGCTGGATTGTGGAAAGGTGGCTCAATGATGCTCAACGCCTACGCCTTCGTTATGTGGCATTTGTGGCACCGGAAGAGCTGCTGCCTCGTATCTCTCTGGATAATCTATACCGTATGCTAATGCGCAAGCGCCCAGAAATGAAGGAGAATGTGCGCATCTTCAAAGAAATAGAAGAAGCGCGCAGCTGGTTGCGCACAATGGCTTTGAATCAATAG
- a CDS encoding HesB/IscA family protein, producing the protein MVTITEKAKQKLIQLRTEEGKDEHYHLRVAVKGGGCSGLMYDLSFDNQIQPNDEVFEDKGIKILVDKRSLLYLLGTTLDYSDGLNGKGFQFLNPNASRTCGCGESFAV; encoded by the coding sequence ATGGTTACAATTACAGAAAAAGCCAAGCAAAAACTTATACAGCTGCGTACCGAAGAAGGGAAAGACGAGCATTATCACCTGCGGGTAGCTGTCAAAGGGGGCGGATGTTCAGGTTTGATGTATGACCTTTCTTTTGACAATCAGATACAGCCCAACGACGAAGTGTTTGAAGATAAGGGAATCAAAATACTGGTCGATAAGCGCAGCTTGCTGTATCTGTTGGGTACCACGCTGGACTATTCCGACGGCTTGAATGGTAAAGGTTTTCAGTTCCTCAATCCCAATGCCTCCCGCACTTGTGGTTGTGGCGAAAGTTTTGCAGTATAG
- a CDS encoding GAF domain-containing protein: MKRKGLTIRGKILLGFILEVFIFAVYGVYGIVTVQNSATKIGEWNRVIDPSLDAIKDLKLLVVNSQRLTFSFIYSPPQAPTLEDDKQALQNLHEQEYPSLKERITTLTGFWKDSSQVEQMEEAFQKIEVLIADQKVALSTFRTVDDRNDFLKISNMNQLVEDKLLPATSLILNDLDRIEQAKKQEKDVYHDDVVDSFQNLKLQTILLVLFITFTGLVLAWLVTNDIVLPIEKINTVIARLSRGELPEENEIDTIRNRNDEVGEIARSVYGLVSGLRSVAAFAESIGRKEYNVPFKPLSENDVLGNALINMRDNLVKMTALETRQNWANRGLAEFSRILRESSDDVERMADVVISELVTYLKANQGGFFIVREDEEGEQEPYLELVACYAWDKKRFLEKKIYKGEGLTGQVWQEGEMLYLENVPDDYVMITSGLGKANPNSILIVPLKAADVVYGVIELASFDRFEDYQREFVEKVAESIAATLAMLKNNEKTQRLLEESKMLAERMAAQEEQTRQYIEEMQATQEELAQRQLLAESKELVIYSNAVVLHVNKRFQITQSNNLASQVLYYTPEELKKMTLSELFASEAKYEEMRMQLSRGQSWRGIVTIRTKSGDELWVKILAGTIQNGESTEYMLVLDDINEVRMLHVN, translated from the coding sequence ATGAAACGAAAAGGGCTAACTATACGCGGAAAAATACTTTTAGGCTTTATTTTGGAAGTATTTATTTTCGCCGTTTATGGTGTGTACGGTATTGTTACCGTGCAAAACAGTGCAACAAAAATAGGCGAATGGAACCGGGTGATTGACCCTTCTTTGGATGCTATTAAAGACTTAAAGCTTTTGGTGGTCAACTCGCAGCGACTTACCTTCTCTTTCATCTATTCGCCACCGCAGGCACCTACCCTCGAAGATGATAAACAAGCGCTTCAAAACCTGCACGAACAAGAGTATCCTTCCTTGAAGGAGCGCATTACTACCCTTACGGGTTTTTGGAAAGACAGCTCACAAGTAGAGCAAATGGAAGAGGCTTTTCAAAAGATAGAAGTCCTTATAGCAGACCAAAAAGTGGCATTGAGCACCTTCCGTACCGTGGATGACCGGAACGACTTCCTGAAAATATCTAATATGAACCAACTGGTAGAAGACAAATTATTGCCTGCCACCTCGCTCATATTGAACGACTTGGACCGTATCGAGCAAGCCAAGAAGCAAGAAAAGGACGTGTATCATGATGATGTGGTTGATTCATTTCAAAATTTGAAATTGCAGACTATTCTTTTAGTCTTGTTTATTACCTTCACAGGTCTGGTATTGGCATGGCTGGTAACCAACGATATCGTATTGCCTATTGAAAAAATCAATACGGTCATTGCGCGCCTGAGTCGTGGTGAACTGCCCGAAGAAAACGAAATAGATACCATTCGCAACCGTAACGATGAAGTGGGTGAGATAGCTCGTTCGGTGTATGGCTTGGTGAGCGGCTTGCGCTCGGTAGCTGCCTTTGCCGAAAGCATCGGTCGCAAAGAGTATAACGTGCCCTTTAAGCCGCTTAGTGAAAATGACGTATTGGGTAACGCATTGATAAACATGCGCGACAACCTTGTGAAGATGACCGCGCTGGAGACGCGCCAAAACTGGGCAAACCGCGGATTGGCTGAGTTTAGTAGAATCTTGCGGGAAAGTAGTGATGACGTCGAGCGCATGGCTGATGTGGTGATTTCGGAGTTGGTTACTTATTTGAAAGCTAACCAAGGCGGATTTTTTATCGTGCGTGAAGATGAGGAGGGGGAACAAGAACCTTATTTGGAGCTGGTGGCTTGTTATGCATGGGATAAAAAACGTTTCCTTGAAAAGAAAATATACAAAGGCGAAGGACTCACTGGACAAGTATGGCAAGAGGGCGAGATGTTATACCTTGAAAACGTGCCCGATGATTATGTGATGATTACCTCTGGTCTTGGCAAAGCCAACCCTAACAGCATTTTGATAGTACCTTTGAAAGCCGCCGATGTCGTGTATGGTGTTATTGAATTGGCTTCATTCGATAGATTTGAAGACTACCAGCGTGAGTTTGTGGAAAAAGTAGCCGAGAGCATTGCTGCTACTTTGGCAATGCTTAAAAACAACGAGAAAACCCAGCGCCTACTTGAAGAAAGTAAGATGCTGGCAGAGCGTATGGCAGCCCAAGAAGAGCAAACGCGCCAATACATTGAAGAGATGCAGGCTACTCAGGAAGAGTTGGCACAGCGCCAGTTGCTGGCAGAAAGCAAAGAATTGGTGATTTATTCTAATGCCGTTGTATTGCATGTAAATAAGCGTTTTCAAATTACCCAATCTAACAACTTAGCATCACAGGTGCTTTATTATACCCCCGAAGAATTGAAAAAAATGACTTTGAGTGAGTTGTTTGCTTCCGAAGCCAAGTACGAAGAGATGCGTATGCAGCTTTCGCGCGGGCAAAGCTGGCGGGGCATTGTAACCATCCGCACCAAATCGGGCGATGAACTGTGGGTGAAAATTTTGGCAGGTACCATTCAAAATGGAGAAAGCACGGAATACATGCTGGTGCTTGATGATATCAATGAAGTACGCATGTTGCATGTGAACTGA
- a CDS encoding YfiR family protein, with the protein MKTIRLLCLSVVMVFFAQYAQAQGGDYKFHNIFIYNFTKYIVWPSDYQQGDFVIGVLGASPLTNQLIYWTEKKKVRGVQPIVVKQFDSPNDLRNEKVHMFFIPYSKSGYLKYVQEAVDGKPTLIITEKNGLALQGSMINFVVRNGRWTFEINEEATERAGLKVSSELLRVAIRVR; encoded by the coding sequence ATGAAGACAATTCGACTGTTGTGTTTATCGGTTGTAATGGTATTTTTCGCCCAATATGCCCAGGCGCAAGGCGGAGATTACAAGTTCCACAACATTTTTATTTACAACTTTACTAAGTATATTGTTTGGCCCTCTGACTATCAGCAAGGCGACTTTGTGATAGGTGTGTTGGGAGCATCGCCCCTGACCAATCAATTGATATATTGGACAGAGAAAAAGAAAGTACGTGGAGTGCAGCCTATCGTAGTGAAGCAATTCGACTCACCCAACGATTTGCGCAATGAAAAAGTGCATATGTTTTTTATCCCTTATTCAAAAAGCGGGTATTTGAAATATGTGCAGGAAGCGGTAGACGGCAAACCTACGTTGATAATAACTGAAAAAAATGGCTTAGCCCTACAGGGCAGCATGATAAACTTCGTAGTACGTAATGGTCGTTGGACTTTCGAAATCAATGAAGAAGCTACTGAACGAGCCGGTTTGAAAGTGTCGAGTGAGTTGCTGCGTGTAGCCATTAGAGTACGCTAA
- the prfA gene encoding peptide chain release factor 1, with translation MIAKLEAIVERFEEVNRQMSDPNVISNMDNYAKLSKEYKELEKIVTVYKRYKSILSNIQNAKDILANEKDEEFREMAKIELDELLPAKEQIEEELKLLLIPKDPNDNKNAILEIRAAVGGDEAALFAGDLFRMYQRFAEKQGWKIEVLDYTEGTSGGYKEIVASITGNEAYGTLKYESGVHRVQRVPATETQGRVHTSAASVAVLPEMEEVEVEINPNDLRIDTFCSSGPGGQSVNTTYSAVRITHLPTGLVVSCQDEKSQIKNKEKAMKVLRARLYELELEKYQKEVGEQRRSMVKTGERSEKIRTYNFPQSRVTDHRIGLTLYNLPAVMDGELEEIIDALRIADNAEKLKEGSVQ, from the coding sequence CTGATAGCTAAATTAGAGGCGATAGTAGAGCGTTTTGAGGAAGTAAACCGTCAAATGAGCGACCCCAATGTCATTAGTAACATGGACAATTACGCCAAGCTCAGCAAGGAATACAAAGAGCTGGAAAAGATTGTAACCGTCTATAAGAGATATAAATCCATCTTATCGAACATTCAAAATGCCAAAGACATTTTAGCCAACGAAAAAGACGAAGAGTTTAGAGAAATGGCTAAAATAGAACTTGACGAGCTGTTGCCTGCCAAAGAGCAAATAGAAGAAGAGCTGAAACTTCTACTTATTCCCAAAGACCCCAATGACAACAAAAACGCCATCCTCGAAATACGGGCGGCTGTGGGCGGCGACGAAGCTGCCCTCTTTGCCGGAGACTTGTTCCGCATGTATCAACGCTTTGCAGAAAAACAAGGTTGGAAAATAGAAGTACTCGATTACACCGAAGGCACTTCGGGCGGCTATAAAGAAATTGTAGCCTCTATAACGGGCAATGAAGCCTATGGTACCCTGAAATATGAATCGGGGGTGCATCGCGTGCAACGAGTGCCGGCAACCGAAACCCAAGGACGGGTACATACCTCGGCAGCGAGTGTAGCCGTGCTTCCCGAAATGGAAGAAGTAGAAGTAGAAATCAACCCGAATGATTTGCGCATCGACACCTTCTGCTCTTCGGGTCCCGGGGGGCAATCGGTAAACACCACCTATTCGGCAGTGCGCATCACCCACTTGCCCACCGGCTTGGTGGTAAGCTGCCAAGACGAAAAGTCACAGATAAAAAACAAAGAAAAAGCGATGAAGGTACTGCGCGCCCGCCTCTATGAGCTTGAACTTGAAAAATACCAAAAAGAAGTGGGTGAGCAACGCCGCTCTATGGTGAAAACAGGCGAGCGCTCCGAAAAAATACGCACCTACAACTTTCCGCAGAGCCGTGTAACCGACCACCGCATTGGCTTGACGCTCTACAACCTGCCGGCAGTCATGGACGGCGAGCTGGAAGAAATCATTGACGCACTGCGTATTGCCGATAATGCCGAAAAACTCAAAGAGGGTAGTGTGCAATAA
- a CDS encoding choice-of-anchor Q domain-containing protein, which yields MKQRSWHVQYRIVILLAWLLACQSTEEPVSSDSQLKLSFSSDAIILDTVFTDLTTPTYRFSVYNKNSKNLRIQRITLQGGNSSPYKVIVNGKAGNQWKDVFLRAGDSLRILVSAKLPGNSQSQEPTLFYDELLFETNGNQQKVPLISWGQSVNHISGTIGCDAVWDAARPYILYDSVSVAPTCSLTIEAGARVYAYNRAALHVFGTLLVNGTPTNPVVMGGFRQEPLYEKAVGTWRGLLLYPNTSRHVLNYCTLRNTEIGILCSDTQVDLNGCQIYHASVAGCVAFNSTMRLYNSIISNCIERLFQANDGGNYELIHCTFANYEYDFFRNNEPGTVFLQSDGAPAMNIRLFNSVFWGNLADEIYFVGPNFTLQAAHNVFKTAIYSAEVLNPSGNQNQVNPSGALFQNERLLDFRPAENSPLINRGLPTSLTIDIKGNPRDSQPDIGAFEYHP from the coding sequence ATGAAGCAAAGGAGCTGGCATGTACAGTATCGAATAGTGATTCTTCTGGCTTGGCTGTTAGCATGCCAAAGTACAGAAGAGCCTGTATCCTCTGACAGCCAGCTCAAACTGTCGTTTTCGAGCGATGCCATCATATTAGATACGGTTTTCACCGACCTCACCACGCCCACCTATCGCTTCAGCGTTTACAATAAAAACAGTAAAAACTTACGTATCCAGCGCATCACGTTGCAGGGTGGCAACTCATCGCCCTACAAGGTGATTGTCAACGGAAAAGCCGGCAACCAATGGAAAGATGTTTTCTTGCGTGCCGGCGACAGCCTGCGCATCTTGGTGTCTGCCAAGCTGCCCGGCAACAGCCAAAGCCAAGAGCCAACACTTTTTTACGATGAGCTGCTTTTCGAAACCAACGGCAACCAACAGAAAGTGCCGCTCATCAGCTGGGGGCAAAGCGTAAACCATATCAGTGGTACTATCGGCTGCGACGCCGTATGGGATGCCGCCCGCCCCTATATTCTCTACGACTCGGTGAGCGTAGCCCCTACTTGCAGTCTCACCATCGAAGCAGGCGCACGCGTCTATGCCTACAATCGCGCTGCCCTACATGTTTTTGGCACTTTGCTGGTCAACGGAACCCCCACCAATCCCGTAGTAATGGGTGGCTTCCGTCAAGAGCCCCTCTACGAAAAAGCTGTAGGCACATGGCGCGGGCTCTTGCTCTACCCAAACACAAGCCGTCATGTACTCAATTACTGCACCCTGCGCAATACAGAAATAGGTATCTTGTGCAGTGATACTCAAGTAGACCTCAACGGCTGCCAGATATATCACGCTTCGGTGGCAGGCTGCGTTGCATTCAATAGCACAATGCGCCTCTACAACAGCATCATTAGTAACTGCATTGAACGCCTCTTTCAAGCCAACGACGGCGGCAACTATGAACTCATACACTGCACTTTCGCCAATTATGAATATGATTTCTTCCGCAACAATGAGCCGGGTACTGTTTTCTTACAAAGCGACGGAGCGCCTGCTATGAACATCCGCCTGTTCAACTCGGTTTTTTGGGGTAATTTAGCCGATGAAATTTACTTCGTAGGACCGAACTTCACCCTTCAGGCGGCTCATAACGTATTCAAGACAGCTATTTACTCTGCCGAAGTGCTCAACCCGTCTGGCAATCAAAATCAGGTGAACCCCAGCGGTGCCCTCTTCCAAAACGAGCGTCTTTTGGACTTTCGTCCGGCAGAGAACTCGCCGCTCATCAACCGAGGATTGCCCACCTCTTTGACAATCGATATCAAAGGCAATCCCCGCGACAGCCAACCCGATATCGGCGCTTTTGAGTACCACCCCTAA